The Pirellulimonas nuda genome includes a region encoding these proteins:
- a CDS encoding DUF1559 domain-containing protein yields MKRHAFTLVELLVVIAIIGILVALLLPAVQSAREAARRSQCANQMRQIVLAMLNYESSYKAFPPGAEFAVGRPRTDPANDGAMISWHARILPQMEENAIYEQINWDLGYEENKAVSLNAIQGFFCPSVGAEAQKSIFISGVVNGQTTYTQHYSGVAGPLRNPAVGINEYSQTTGSPPNNITMAAWANGACTSRFGDRRGFAQLGVLYANSKIRMAKITDGTSNTFCIGERHMGETAWIAGLSGLFAEPCDTAGFRNVEFGINHCIDIEGQNNQGPCQEFGNSRPFGSLHPGGCQFAHCDGSVQFVTEDVDLAIIQAKSSRNFGEIINGG; encoded by the coding sequence ATGAAGAGGCACGCTTTTACCCTCGTTGAGTTGCTGGTGGTGATCGCCATTATCGGCATCTTGGTGGCGCTTCTGCTGCCCGCCGTTCAGTCGGCCCGTGAGGCCGCACGTCGCAGTCAGTGCGCGAACCAGATGCGCCAGATCGTGCTCGCCATGCTGAACTACGAGAGCAGCTACAAGGCGTTCCCCCCCGGCGCGGAGTTCGCGGTCGGACGGCCAAGGACCGACCCCGCCAACGACGGCGCCATGATCAGCTGGCACGCACGCATCCTCCCGCAGATGGAGGAGAACGCCATCTACGAGCAGATCAACTGGGACCTCGGCTACGAAGAGAACAAGGCCGTGTCGCTCAACGCCATCCAAGGCTTCTTCTGCCCCAGTGTTGGAGCGGAAGCGCAGAAGAGCATCTTCATTTCGGGCGTGGTGAACGGTCAGACCACTTACACTCAGCACTACAGCGGGGTCGCAGGCCCCCTCCGCAATCCCGCGGTGGGGATCAACGAGTACAGCCAAACCACCGGGTCGCCCCCCAACAACATTACCATGGCGGCGTGGGCCAACGGCGCCTGCACCAGTAGGTTCGGCGACCGCCGGGGCTTCGCGCAGCTCGGCGTGTTGTACGCGAACAGTAAGATCCGGATGGCTAAGATCACCGACGGCACTTCCAACACCTTCTGCATCGGCGAACGCCACATGGGCGAGACCGCCTGGATCGCCGGGCTCAGCGGCTTGTTTGCAGAACCGTGCGACACCGCGGGTTTTCGCAACGTGGAGTTCGGCATCAACCACTGCATCGACATCGAGGGGCAGAACAACCAGGGCCCCTGCCAAGAGTTCGGCAACTCCAGGCCGTTCGGCAGCCTGCACCCCGGGGGGTGCCAGTTCGCCCACTGCGACGGGTCGGTTCAGTTCGTGACTGAGGACGTCGACCTGGCGATCATCCAAGCCAAGTCGAGCAGAAACTTCGGTGAAATCATCAATGGAGGCTAG